The genomic interval TGTTATTATCATCAGGCAAATAATTAAGTAGATCCACTTCTTTTTCTTTGTCCTTTTCATCTTAACTTTTTCATCCACCCGAACTGTTATTTTTCCTTTATAATTATACTACGCAAATGGTAATTATGCAACGGGCCTTCTCAATTGACAAACAATGGTTTTTATAGTATTCTTAAATCGTTATGGGACATCAATATTTTGATAGAGGTGCCTTAAAAATAAAACCTTTAAGTAGCAGAGCAAGCAGGGTAGTCATAGAAAGAGATTGTATTCTCCCAGATACCAAGCCGATTCCATTGTCTGGCGAAAAATATGACATTCTACACCAGACAGTTCAAAGAATAAAAATAGCCCGCAGCAAAAAAAAGTCTGTTGTTCTTGCATTTGGCGCCCATACAATAAAAAACGGACTGGGCCCTGTTCTGATAAAACTTATAGAAGGTGGCTGGATAACACACCTGGCAACAAACGGAGCAGGTATCATACATGACTGGGAATTTTCATATCAGGGAAAAAGCAGTGAAGATGTCCGAAAAAATATACAGAAAGGACAGTTCGGACTCTGGCAGGAAACAGGTTTTTATATAAACCTTGCAATTGTTATAGGAGGATATAAAAATCTTGGATACGGAGAATCGGTGGGCAAAATGATACAGGAAGAAGGATTGGACATCCCATCACTAAATGAATTAAAGCATATTATCCGAACAAAAATTGACGATAACCCTGAACTTGTTGCAGCAGCATCTGACTGTTATTATACAATTAAAAAATTTGGTATAAAATCTGGTTTTATGAACATTCCACATCCATTTAAAAAATTTAGTGTTCAGGCCGTTTCATACAAGGTAAATGTCCCTTTTACAGGGCATCCCATGATAGGACATGATATTATTTACTGCCATCCCCTTAACAACGGGGCGGCAATAGGAAGAACAGCATTAAGGGATTTTTTAAGGTACGCCTCTTCAATAAATAACATTGAAGATGGCGTGTATTTATCTCTTGGCTCTGCTGTAATGTCTCCTATGATTTTTGAAAAATCATTTTCTATGGCACAGAACATATCCCTTAAAGAGGGGAAACATATACAGAACCATTTTATACTTGTTGTAGATCTTGCTCAAATTTCATCGGACTGGCTCAGAAATAAAGAACCTCCACCAGATGATCCAGCATATTATGTAAGATACTGTAAAACATTTAGCAGGATGGGCGGAAAGATGCGTTATTTAAGTCTTGATAGCAAGGATTTTCTTCTGAATCTCCTGCACAGTCTTGAAGCAATAACAAAATTATAAAATAAAAAATTTTTTTACATTGGATTGTTTGATGCTACTTTTATACTGAAATCTGAAGTATACGCAACGACTCTGTTCCTTCCCTGTCTTTTTGCAGCATATAAAGCAGTGTCAGCGTAGTCTATAAGTGTTTTGCTGCTATCCGCATCATCGGAATAGGTTGCAATGCCTGCACTTATTGTTATTTTTTTAAGCGGCTGAACCTCCTGATTTGAAAATTTATGGGCTTCTATTTCTTTTCTTAATCCTTCTGCAATATAATAGGCAGTATCTTTGTTTGTTTCCGGCAATATGCAGGCAAACTCTTCTCCGCCATATCTTGCAACAATGTCCCCTTCTTTTACATTAACCTTTAATATATCAGCCACAGTTTTAAGTACCACATCTCCTGCGGGGTGTCCAATATTATCGTTATAGTTTTTAAAATAGTCTATGTCTATAAAAAGAAGTGATACCGGTTTTTTATTCATATCTGAAAGACTTGTCTGTAATGAAAGAATGTAATGGAAATAACCATGATTCCATAGACCTGTCAGTGAATCCCGATAACTTGTAAGAAGTGTTTTTTCATAAAGTCTTGCGTTTTCTATCGCAAGTCCGGCCTGATTTGCAAACAGTGTAAGAAGCCAGATATCATCTTTATCTATGCATTCATTTGTAATTATGTTGTCCACTACAATGATACCTACTACTGTATTTTTTGCTTTCACAGGAACTGTGGCAAACCTTTCTAATTTAAGCTGTGTAAGGTATGGATCAAACCCTAATTTTTCCCTTGCATCAGATGTTATAATCTCAAAAGACATTCCCTCAAGAGCGGTCAATGCAAGTATGCCCCCCGTTCCATCTAACGGAATCTCAATATCCCTTACAGCATTGTTCAGTTGTGATTTTGAAAGTTCTTCCTTAAATTTCTGTCCTGATGATACGAAATCTTCAAGCGACTTTTTATCACAACATACTTTATTCCATATATCTACTGCCTGCTCAGGTGAGTCCGGTCCTATTCCCATCTCACCTCTTAATATATTTGTTTTTGCATCAACAAGAAAAAGCATTGCCCTGTTAAACCCCAGTCCCACATGTGCAGTAACAGATGTAAGTATGATATAGAGTATCTTATCAAGAACAAGGGTGCTTCTCATTGCATTCCCTATCTCATAAAGAAGATAAAATTCGGCTCTGGCTTTTTCAAGTTTTGCTTGCAGGTCTTCCGGTTTCATTTTTTCCTTTTTTCTATTCTATTATAAGAATTTTTGTAGAAAAATCAAGGTAATTACATATAATACAATCAATAGGTTTTGGGGTGTCAGAACATATGTGACGAGGTGACAGGCATAAGAGGCATCAAGAGTTCAAGGTGTCAAGGCGGGTATCCTCTGGGTGTGGCATCTCGGTGGACGGTGAACATTAACAGAAGGAGCAATGAATGAATATTATTGTTTGTATAAAACAGGTCCCTGATACACAAAACATAAAAATAGATTCGCAGACAAATACACTTATAAGAGAAGGCGTCCAATCAATAATAAATCCCTTTGATATGCATGCTATAGAAGAAGGACTCAGACTAAAGGAAAAAAATGGAGGGCAGGTAACTGTTATAAGTATGGGACCTTTACAGGTTGAAGAGGCTTTAAGGGAGGCACTCTCTATGGGTGTAGATGAAGCATACCTTGTAAGTGACAGGGCGCTTGCTGGAAGTGATACACTTGTAACAAGTCTTGTGCTTGCCAGAGTGATTCAACACACAGGAAATTATGATATTATTATATGTGGGAAACAGTCAATTGATGGAGATACCGCACAGGTAGGACCCGGTATTGCAGCACATCTTGGCCTTCCGCAGGTTATGTTCGTAAAAAAGATAACTATCACAAGCAGAGCACAAGAGCACAAGGGCACAAGAGCACAAGGGCACCAGAGCACTTCAATGCTTGCAAGGGTAGAAAGAATGACAGAAGAAGGATATGAAATACTTGATACTCCTCTTCCTGTTGTTATAAGTGTTGTAAAGGAAATAAACAAGCCCCGGCTACCTTCTCTTAAGGGAAAGTTAAGAGCAAAAAGTGCAACAATTAAAAAATGGACATTAAAAGACCTAAATCTAAAAGAAGATGAGGTTGGATTGAAAGGTTCTCCGACACAGGTTATAAAGATGTTCACCCCTCCTCTGAGAAAAGGAGGACAGATATTAACAGGCGCTCTATCGGAAACGGTTCCAAAGATTGCAGAGGAGATTAAAAAAATTATAACGGGTGTGTGAGCCTTCGCGTCCCCTCTTAAGTGTGGGATGCGGAATTTGGAATTTCTCCCCTCCTTTTCAACGAGGAGCAAGAAAGATGAGGGATTCCTCCCCTCCTTTTTAAGGAGGGGCGGGGGAGATTATGTTTTATAAATTCTTATATATTTCCTCCAACACTGTTTGAATATTTTTTAAAACATCTATATCGGAAAATCTTAAAACTTTAATCCCGAGAGATTTCAAATATTTGTCCCTTTGTTTATCCTTTTCCATTCCCTCTTCTACATAATGCTGACTGCCATCCAGTTCAATAACAATCTTTGCCTTTGGACAATAAAAATCGGATATATAATTGCCGATAATTTTTTGTCTATAAAATTGCATTTCTTTTAATTGTTTCCCTCTTACTCTTGACCATAAAAATCTTTCTGAATCTGTCATATTTTTTCTAAGTTGTCGGGATAAGTTTTTTAGTTTTGCATTATAATAGAGCATAACTCCCTTTTTCTTAAATAATAATCCCCCTCCATCCCCCTTTTATATAAAGGGGGAAGTTAAAATGAGACACTCTATAAAAGGTGAATTTCCCCTCCTTTTTAAGGAGAGATAGAAGAGGTAAGGTGAATTTCCCCTCCTTTTTAAGGAGGGGCGGGGGAGATTATGTTTTCGGGTCTGTCATTCCCGATTAAATCGGGAATCTGGTCTCCGACGATAACATTTTTCCGGATTGCCACGCCCCAAAAACAAGTCCTCGCAATGACCTCGGTATTTCTGTCATTGACATCGGCACTATTTTGCCATATGTTTTTCCATATAATCTGTTATAGCAGCCCTTAACGCCTCTTCTGCAAGAGCAGAACAATGCATTTTTATGGGTGGAAGTCCTCCCAATGCTTCAGCAACAGCCCTGTTGGATATTTTTAGTGCTTCTTTAACGGTTTTCCCTTTCACAATTTCTGTTACCATGGAACTTGTGGCAATTGCGGCTCCACACCCGAATGTTTTAAATTTTGCATCTACAATCACCCCTTTTTTTACTTTTATATAAAGATTCATTATATCTCCACAGACAGGATTTCCGACCCTGCCTATACCATCTGCGTCTTGTATCTCTCCAACATTTCTTGGATTTTTAAAATGCTCCATAACCTTCTCGCCATATTGAGATGTGGTTGTCATACGCTCCTATTTTTGGGATTTTTCTCATAACTTCCTTGCCTGCCTTTTTATTTTGAACCCTTACTCTCTCTTTCTATTATCTTATTTATTAACTTTACAATCAACTCTTTTTGTTCCATAAACATTTTTATAGCCTGCCACCTAAAGTCCATATATCGATGTGCAAGCCTGTTCCTCTGAATAGCCAATTTTGCAAATTTTTTATGAGATCTCCTTTATATTTTTTTCGGCTACCTGAATCTGCCAATCTGTGCCAAAAATACTAAAATCTTCCATCTGAAAAATTGCTTCGTTTCTAATATCCACATATTTATTGTAGTCTTTAATATAAACAGGCACACCTAAAACTATTATATTATAATAAAGCATAGGTTTTCTAAAGTCCCAATAAATGGGAATTATATTTACTTCCAGGTTGATTGCAGAAGAAAGCGTTAGAGAAATATTATTTATAATTTCGAACAATTTGTCGTCAGACAAAGTATTATCCTGAAAAACTATACCAATATCAACATCCGAATCTTCTCGTGGAAATCCCCTTGCCCACGAGCCGCATAAGAAAACCGTCTCCGGATTATAATTTTCCTTATTTTTGTCAAAAAAATCTCTCAAACAATTTATCACATCCTGTTTTTTTTTCATAAACTTTGTTGCCCCCACCTGTCAACCCCGTAGGTTGGCATTTTGCAAACCTACGGGGTTGGTTTTTGGGTTAACTGCTAAAGGGTTAGCCCTGATTCTTCTTTCCAGTAGACAATCTTCGCCCTCGGCAGATATACAATAGTTACATCATCAAGAACAGGGGTGTCTCTGTTGCCAGCAGGTGCACTAAATGTTGCCCGATATTGAATAGAAGTCCCAAGAAGATTTATACTTGGACTTAAACCACCTGTAAGATACGAGGGGTCTGAACCGCGCGGGGTTCCAACAGGACATTCCATACTAATACTTCCTCCTGCGGTATGAGCTGTCCATGTTATAGTCCCCCATCTGACATCGGTAGGAAGTGAAATAGATCTTGTATATGTGCCGGAGGTTTGATATCTGTTAAGAGGAGTAAAATTGGCAGTATATCTTATATTATTTGATATCCGGATAGAATCTATTGTAGCGTTTGCATTGTTAGTGCCGGGAG from bacterium Unc6 carries:
- a CDS encoding Fe-S cluster assembly scaffold protein NifU — protein: MTTTSQYGEKVMEHFKNPRNVGEIQDADGIGRVGNPVCGDIMNLYIKVKKGVIVDAKFKTFGCGAAIATSSMVTEIVKGKTVKEALKISNRAVAEALGGLPPIKMHCSALAEEALRAAITDYMEKHMAK
- a CDS encoding electron transfer flavoprotein subunit beta is translated as MNIIVCIKQVPDTQNIKIDSQTNTLIREGVQSIINPFDMHAIEEGLRLKEKNGGQVTVISMGPLQVEEALREALSMGVDEAYLVSDRALAGSDTLVTSLVLARVIQHTGNYDIIICGKQSIDGDTAQVGPGIAAHLGLPQVMFVKKITITSRAQEHKGTRAQGHQSTSMLARVERMTEEGYEILDTPLPVVISVVKEINKPRLPSLKGKLRAKSATIKKWTLKDLNLKEDEVGLKGSPTQVIKMFTPPLRKGGQILTGALSETVPKIAEEIKKIITGV